The Alkalinema sp. FACHB-956 genome has a window encoding:
- a CDS encoding PAS domain-containing protein: protein MVDPDVKLGSNIVQTSLEASLQKSLQDSWLEVSRHQLQFLQSLWEGVSYGIYVLDVLEEGQDFRFKAFNPFIARTCLVPVDQLLGKTLTEAFPLETAARYRQHYQSCVQSQQSQVFEECLTRDGQETWWMLTVSPLLNHDRVEQLLVTLVDITERAQLEAERKAAEVALAESEAKFRRLVENAHDIIGIWTLDGTLTYLAPGVQALLGYRPEDWVGKSFVPMVHPEDLPQCLEANQKVIHTGESISGLEFRNTHQDGRWIWLSVNIAPVKDAQGQVIALQGVLRDINDRKQQETALRFIVEGTLAKTGDEFLRACVQHLAEIVQVKYAFITESVDDSYQTTRMLTLWNGENFIEPYEFELAGTPCNCVFQENWGIFPHSLQSRFPEASSLAILNAESYLGTVIVDSQGKKIGNIGILDIRPLTDNLETAKFILQIFATRVGAELERKIAERKLQEQENFLRTVYEGAVQPIFVVDVLPDGDFRYSGWNTAAEIAAGRSSQEIAGKTPEEVYGEEIGALERQRLREYLKSGTSGSYEECVSLDGEYSWWVTTHNPVRDSHGNIHRFIGTTFDITEIKLAEAALQDYADRQTLFNQLTNQVRNSLDLDTVIATTIQSIREVLGIDHCAFAWYEVHQGIPYWIMVQEAKLDGVSSGLGMYAASLVGPVESILDQQTILCIDDASQYEEPIHRAFLQSIRAQSEILLPLRTNSQRTGVIICVNHASVRPWAESEVELLLAVRDQLAIAIDQADLYAESRAKSQELQQTLQELQRTQTQMLQSEKMSSLGQLVAGIAHEINNPVNFIHGNVSYAEDYIQDLLELIQLYQDYYPQPTPAISEKIEEIDIDFLCQDLPKVIGSMKVGTERIREIVKSLRLFSRLDEAEYKAVNIHDGIDSTLMILQNRLKAKTNRGEIQVIKDYGDLPEVECFAGQLNQVFMNILVNAIDALEERDTGRSLEEQEQFPSTIRIKTERVNPNYVNISFLDNGLGIPESIQKRLFDPFFTTKPIGKGTGMGMSISYQIVTEKHSGKLLCNSMPHKGTEFIIQIPIQQADAKSNSSH, encoded by the coding sequence ATGGTCGATCCAGATGTAAAGCTTGGCTCTAACATTGTTCAAACTTCCCTAGAAGCCTCACTGCAAAAATCTCTACAGGACTCTTGGTTAGAGGTGTCTCGCCATCAATTGCAGTTTTTACAGAGTCTATGGGAAGGGGTGAGTTATGGGATTTACGTGTTGGATGTGTTGGAGGAGGGGCAGGACTTTCGTTTTAAAGCGTTTAATCCGTTTATTGCACGGACGTGCTTGGTGCCCGTTGATCAACTGTTGGGAAAGACTCTGACGGAAGCTTTTCCTTTGGAGACAGCTGCACGCTACCGTCAGCACTATCAGAGTTGTGTGCAGTCCCAGCAGTCCCAAGTCTTTGAAGAATGTTTAACCCGTGATGGCCAGGAAACTTGGTGGATGCTGACCGTGAGTCCCCTGCTCAACCACGATCGAGTAGAACAGCTTTTGGTCACGCTGGTTGATATTACCGAACGAGCTCAGTTAGAAGCGGAGCGTAAAGCGGCAGAGGTGGCTCTGGCTGAAAGTGAAGCTAAGTTCCGCCGCTTGGTGGAAAATGCTCACGATATCATCGGTATTTGGACTCTAGATGGAACGTTGACCTATCTTGCACCGGGTGTGCAGGCATTACTGGGTTATCGGCCAGAGGATTGGGTGGGCAAATCCTTCGTTCCCATGGTGCATCCGGAGGATTTACCACAGTGTTTAGAGGCCAATCAGAAGGTTATACACACTGGAGAAAGTATTTCGGGTCTAGAATTTCGTAATACCCATCAGGATGGCCGCTGGATTTGGTTATCGGTTAACATTGCGCCAGTCAAGGATGCTCAAGGTCAAGTCATCGCCCTGCAAGGGGTTTTGCGCGACATAAACGATCGCAAGCAACAGGAAACAGCGTTGCGATTCATTGTGGAAGGCACTCTCGCGAAGACGGGAGACGAATTTCTGCGGGCCTGTGTGCAGCATTTGGCGGAAATTGTCCAAGTTAAATATGCATTTATTACGGAATCAGTGGATGATAGCTATCAGACCACCAGAATGTTGACCCTTTGGAATGGGGAAAACTTTATTGAACCCTATGAGTTCGAGCTTGCTGGAACCCCATGCAATTGCGTGTTCCAAGAGAACTGGGGGATTTTTCCACACTCGCTCCAATCTCGCTTTCCTGAGGCTTCTAGCTTAGCTATACTGAATGCTGAAAGCTACCTGGGAACAGTCATTGTTGATTCTCAAGGTAAAAAAATTGGGAATATTGGCATTTTAGATATTAGGCCACTGACTGATAATCTTGAAACTGCCAAGTTTATCCTGCAAATTTTTGCAACTCGAGTGGGGGCAGAATTAGAACGTAAGATTGCTGAACGTAAATTACAAGAGCAAGAAAATTTTTTGCGGACGGTCTATGAAGGGGCCGTGCAGCCGATTTTTGTGGTGGATGTCCTGCCAGATGGTGATTTTCGGTATAGCGGGTGGAATACGGCGGCCGAAATCGCAGCGGGCCGATCGAGCCAAGAAATTGCTGGAAAAACACCCGAAGAAGTCTATGGAGAGGAGATCGGAGCATTAGAGCGCCAACGATTACGGGAATACTTGAAGTCAGGGACTTCGGGCAGCTATGAAGAATGCGTCAGCCTTGACGGAGAGTATTCCTGGTGGGTCACAACCCATAATCCAGTGCGAGATAGTCATGGGAACATTCATCGATTTATTGGGACGACGTTTGATATTACGGAAATAAAGTTAGCAGAAGCAGCGCTGCAAGACTATGCCGATCGACAAACGTTATTCAATCAACTGACGAATCAAGTCCGGAACTCCCTCGATCTAGATACCGTGATTGCGACCACGATTCAATCGATTCGAGAAGTCTTGGGGATCGATCACTGCGCCTTTGCATGGTATGAAGTGCATCAAGGGATTCCCTATTGGATTATGGTGCAAGAAGCCAAACTAGACGGAGTGTCTAGCGGTTTAGGGATGTATGCTGCATCGCTGGTTGGGCCTGTGGAATCCATTTTGGATCAACAGACAATTTTATGCATTGATGATGCCAGTCAGTATGAAGAGCCAATTCACCGCGCTTTCTTACAATCTATTCGGGCGCAGTCGGAAATATTGTTACCGCTTCGAACGAATAGCCAACGGACTGGGGTGATTATCTGTGTCAATCATGCATCTGTGCGACCTTGGGCAGAAAGTGAGGTAGAGCTTTTACTAGCAGTCCGAGATCAATTGGCGATCGCGATCGATCAAGCTGATCTCTATGCGGAGAGTCGAGCTAAAAGCCAAGAACTACAGCAAACTTTGCAAGAACTGCAACGCACTCAAACGCAGATGCTGCAAAGTGAAAAAATGTCCAGTTTAGGGCAACTTGTGGCTGGAATTGCCCATGAAATTAATAATCCAGTCAATTTTATCCATGGCAATGTGAGCTATGCTGAAGATTATATTCAAGATTTATTAGAGCTGATTCAGCTCTATCAAGATTATTATCCCCAGCCGACTCCAGCGATTTCAGAAAAAATTGAGGAAATTGATATCGACTTTCTCTGCCAAGACCTACCGAAGGTTATTGGATCAATGAAAGTAGGCACAGAACGAATTCGAGAAATTGTGAAATCCCTCCGACTCTTTTCTCGGCTTGACGAAGCAGAATACAAAGCGGTGAATATTCATGATGGAATTGATAGTACGTTAATGATTCTGCAAAATCGCCTGAAAGCAAAAACAAATCGCGGTGAAATTCAGGTGATCAAAGATTATGGTGATTTACCAGAAGTGGAGTGTTTTGCCGGTCAGCTTAACCAAGTGTTTATGAATATCTTGGTGAATGCGATCGATGCTTTGGAAGAACGAGATACTGGGCGATCGCTAGAGGAACAAGAGCAGTTCCCCAGTACGATTCGCATCAAAACTGAACGAGTCAATCCAAATTATGTCAACATTAGTTTTCTAGATAATGGTCTGGGTATTCCTGAGTCTATTCAAAAGCGCTTATTTGATCCATTCTTTACCACGAAACCGATCGGTAAAGGGACGGGTATGGGAATGTCCATTAGCTATCAAATTGTGACTGAAAAACATAGTGGGAAATTACTCTGTAATTCTATGCCTCATAAAGGAACTGAATTTATTATCCAAATTCCCATCCAACAAGCTGATGCAAAATCGAACAGCAGTCATTAA
- a CDS encoding ABC transporter permease — translation MTTLVLSSLIAPDALDRLIVPLSGALELGLLYGLVAIGVYVSFRVLNFPDLTVDGSFPLGAAVAATLIVKGVNPIAATVVAMLAGAIAGLCTAWLNVQLKILNLLASILTMIALYSINLRIMGQPNVPLLGQTTVMTLLEGGLKQLPSVLSPFGTSLVLLAIVVLVKLGGDRFFRSELGLAMRATGENSDMARAQGIATHHIVLLGMALSNGLVALAGALFAQVNGFADVTLGVGTIVFGLAAVIIGETVVSGTTIFWATLGAIVGSILYRIAVTMALNTDFLGLETQDLNLVTAILVALALVLPQYKRIKWRFR, via the coding sequence ATGACGACTCTGGTATTGTCCAGTTTGATTGCTCCCGATGCCCTCGATCGCTTGATTGTGCCGCTCTCCGGTGCGCTGGAGTTGGGCTTACTCTATGGCCTGGTGGCGATCGGGGTGTATGTATCCTTTCGGGTGCTGAATTTTCCCGACCTCACCGTAGATGGTAGTTTTCCCCTAGGGGCAGCGGTGGCGGCGACGTTGATTGTCAAAGGGGTGAACCCGATCGCCGCAACGGTTGTTGCAATGCTGGCGGGGGCGATCGCGGGGCTCTGTACGGCTTGGCTCAATGTCCAACTCAAAATTTTAAATCTGCTGGCCAGCATCCTGACCATGATTGCCTTGTATTCCATTAACCTACGCATCATGGGTCAGCCCAATGTGCCCCTGTTGGGACAAACAACGGTTATGACGTTGCTGGAGGGTGGGCTTAAACAATTGCCCTCGGTGTTATCTCCCTTTGGCACCAGTTTGGTCTTGCTGGCGATCGTCGTGCTGGTCAAGCTGGGGGGCGATCGCTTTTTCCGATCGGAACTGGGGCTGGCGATGCGGGCTACTGGGGAAAATTCTGATATGGCGCGGGCCCAGGGCATTGCGACCCATCACATAGTGCTGCTGGGGATGGCGCTGAGTAACGGTTTGGTGGCGTTGGCAGGGGCACTATTTGCCCAGGTCAATGGTTTTGCGGATGTGACCTTAGGGGTGGGGACGATCGTGTTTGGCCTTGCCGCTGTGATTATTGGAGAAACGGTAGTTTCCGGCACGACGATTTTCTGGGCGACCCTGGGCGCGATCGTGGGATCAATCCTCTATCGCATCGCTGTGACGATGGCCTTAAATACCGATTTTTTAGGTTTGGAAACGCAGGATCTCAACTTGGTGACGGCAATTCTCGTTGCATTGGCTTTAGTCTTACCGCAGTATAAACGAATCAAGTGGAGATTTCGCTAA
- a CDS encoding adenylate/guanylate cyclase domain-containing protein, translated as MADFFNLPITRHFAWLIRYGFICPAFTAIIIFSFSRNFQRVMQVAITTVQLVGGLGIVMIAAIAQPEEPGYRLYFMGFVFIILGIHFCRIRFIYASTIGWIIWLTYAFIALFSQQMLQSESGLIFVLGNLFYLGMINFAGMLVGYLLEVSARIDFLQRRALAYEKRKSESLLLNILPQSIAARLKQDPSTIAQEYAIASILFADIVNFTPLSSQLSPTELVNLLDEMFSHFDQLVEQYGLEKIKTIGDCYMVASGVPTPREDHAEALAHLALDMLHYLKSFAQQTGYPVNLRIGIHTGSVVAGVIGRKKFLYDLWGDTVNTASRMESHGEPGCVQISQTTYEYLASHFICQSQGSIVVKGKGPMEVWHLVGRNPEV; from the coding sequence GTGGCTGATTTTTTCAATTTGCCTATTACCCGTCATTTTGCGTGGCTAATTCGCTATGGTTTTATTTGTCCAGCCTTCACAGCAATTATTATTTTTAGCTTTTCTCGAAATTTTCAGCGGGTGATGCAAGTTGCAATCACCACGGTGCAATTGGTGGGTGGTTTAGGCATTGTGATGATTGCTGCAATTGCCCAGCCAGAGGAGCCCGGATACCGACTGTATTTTATGGGCTTTGTCTTTATTATCCTAGGCATTCATTTTTGTCGGATTCGGTTTATCTATGCCAGTACGATCGGCTGGATTATCTGGTTAACCTATGCATTTATTGCGTTGTTTAGTCAGCAAATGCTTCAGTCGGAATCGGGGCTAATCTTTGTTCTGGGGAATTTGTTCTACCTAGGAATGATTAATTTTGCAGGCATGTTGGTCGGTTATTTGTTAGAAGTTTCCGCCCGCATCGATTTCCTGCAACGCCGCGCCCTTGCCTACGAAAAGCGTAAATCGGAAAGCCTGCTGCTGAATATTCTGCCCCAATCGATCGCGGCGCGACTGAAGCAAGATCCCAGCACGATCGCCCAGGAATACGCGATCGCAAGTATCTTATTTGCGGATATTGTCAACTTTACGCCCTTGTCTTCCCAACTATCACCAACGGAATTGGTGAATTTATTAGATGAAATGTTTTCCCACTTTGACCAGCTTGTAGAACAGTATGGGTTGGAAAAAATTAAAACTATTGGGGATTGCTACATGGTGGCGTCTGGTGTGCCCACGCCACGGGAAGATCATGCGGAGGCCCTGGCCCACTTAGCCTTGGATATGTTGCACTATTTAAAAAGCTTTGCCCAGCAAACCGGCTATCCCGTCAATTTGCGCATCGGCATTCATACGGGCTCTGTGGTCGCCGGGGTGATTGGCCGCAAAAAATTTCTCTATGATCTTTGGGGTGACACGGTGAATACGGCTAGCCGCATGGAATCCCACGGTGAACCGGGTTGTGTGCAAATTAGTCAAACGACCTATGAATACCTTGCATCCCACTTTATCTGTCAATCCCAGGGGTCGATCGTAGTCAAAGGGAAAGGACCTATGGAAGTGTGGCATTTAGTTGGACGAAATCCAGAGGTTTGA
- a CDS encoding ABC transporter ATP-binding protein, giving the protein MIQLEAIEVTFSPGTPLENPVMRGLSLTIPTGQFITVIGSNGAGKSTLLNVISGEVKPDRGQVIIEGQAVTRWSTHQRAQLVARVFQNPLAGSCPHLTVEENMALAYRRGKSRRLGLALSPKLRSEFRDQLARLGLGLEKRLGDRMGLLSGGQRQAISLLMSTLAPNQILLLDEHTAALDPKTAEYVLDLTRTIVAERQLTTLMVTHSMKQALSLGDRTIMLHGGKIIFDIAGPERSRLTVTDLLQQFEQLQGADLADDSLLLG; this is encoded by the coding sequence ATGATTCAGCTAGAAGCGATCGAGGTTACGTTTAGTCCCGGCACGCCCTTGGAGAATCCGGTGATGCGGGGATTGAGTTTAACGATTCCGACGGGACAATTTATTACGGTGATTGGCAGTAATGGTGCGGGTAAATCAACCCTACTGAATGTGATCAGCGGTGAAGTCAAGCCCGATCGGGGGCAAGTCATCATTGAAGGCCAAGCCGTAACCCGTTGGTCAACCCATCAGCGGGCTCAGCTCGTGGCGCGGGTTTTCCAAAATCCCCTAGCCGGTTCCTGCCCGCACCTCACCGTGGAAGAGAACATGGCCTTGGCCTATCGCCGGGGCAAATCTCGTCGCTTAGGGCTGGCCCTTTCACCCAAACTACGATCGGAATTTCGTGATCAACTAGCGCGACTAGGCTTAGGACTGGAAAAACGCTTGGGCGATCGCATGGGGTTACTGTCCGGCGGTCAGCGTCAGGCCATTAGCCTGTTGATGTCCACTCTTGCGCCGAACCAAATCCTGCTCTTGGATGAGCACACGGCGGCCTTAGATCCCAAAACCGCAGAATACGTCCTGGATTTGACTCGCACGATCGTCGCTGAACGCCAACTCACCACCCTCATGGTGACCCATAGCATGAAACAAGCTCTGTCCTTGGGCGATCGCACCATCATGCTCCATGGTGGCAAAATCATTTTCGATATTGCGGGGCCAGAACGATCGCGGCTAACAGTCACCGACTTACTTCAGCAGTTTGAGCAATTGCAAGGGGCCGACCTCGCGGATGATTCGCTGCTCTTGGGCTAA